A genomic region of Pontibaca methylaminivorans contains the following coding sequences:
- a CDS encoding usg protein → MGAGETELMLKGYGLTTAEFFYRMPDFRHVLNSYVWQDYDLAPDHPRLFRFIEFWQDSIEGPLHSVRFTHRRLLSSGNWENIVGEFTLH, encoded by the coding sequence ATGGGCGCGGGCGAGACGGAGCTGATGCTCAAGGGTTACGGGCTGACCACGGCCGAATTCTTCTACCGGATGCCGGATTTCCGCCATGTGCTGAACAGCTATGTCTGGCAGGACTACGACCTTGCGCCGGATCATCCGCGGCTGTTCCGGTTCATCGAGTTCTGGCAGGACAGTATCGAGGGGCCGCTTCACTCGGTGCGCTTCACCCATCGCCGGCTGCTGTCGTCGGGCAACTGGGAAAACATCGTGGGTGAATTCACCCTCCACTGA
- the ctaA gene encoding heme A synthase, producing MSGKRSIFEEVPAEGAQQPATAPGGIDRGRRGARRAIRAWLILLFALVVMMIAVGGLTRLTGSGLSITEWRPVSGALPPLSEADWQAEFEKYQAIDQFSIQNRWMELADFKVIYWWEWSHRQLGRLIGLVWALGFAGFLLARRIPPGWHLRLLIPGLLGAAQGAVGWWMVASGITAGQGAVAVASYRLATHLGLAFAILGVLAWYVFLLGRTERDLMQARRSRDGALFGIATGWLHFAFLQILLGAMVAGIDAGRSFADWPLMGGQIVPPNAWIIEPAWRNLFENAGLVQFIHRIIAYLLLAFGVFAFLRGRRSVHEAVRFAFSLAFAALFLQLVLGILTVVYGVPWQVAILHQLGAIAVFVLILRARFLANYPQVTSLREVRR from the coding sequence ATGAGCGGCAAACGCAGCATTTTCGAAGAGGTCCCGGCTGAGGGTGCGCAGCAGCCGGCAACCGCGCCCGGCGGGATCGACCGGGGCCGGCGCGGCGCACGGCGGGCGATCCGGGCCTGGCTGATCCTGTTGTTCGCGCTTGTGGTGATGATGATCGCGGTCGGCGGATTGACCCGGCTTACCGGAAGCGGGCTCAGCATCACCGAATGGCGCCCGGTCAGCGGCGCCCTGCCGCCCCTGTCCGAGGCCGACTGGCAGGCGGAGTTCGAGAAATATCAGGCAATCGACCAGTTCAGCATCCAGAACCGCTGGATGGAGCTTGCCGATTTCAAGGTGATCTACTGGTGGGAATGGAGCCACCGCCAGCTTGGCCGGCTGATCGGGCTGGTCTGGGCGCTGGGTTTCGCAGGCTTCCTTTTGGCGCGGCGCATTCCGCCGGGCTGGCATCTGCGGCTGCTGATCCCGGGGCTGCTGGGCGCGGCGCAGGGCGCGGTCGGCTGGTGGATGGTTGCCTCGGGCATCACGGCGGGGCAGGGGGCGGTCGCGGTCGCGAGCTATCGCCTTGCCACGCATCTGGGGCTTGCCTTCGCGATTCTCGGGGTGCTCGCCTGGTATGTGTTCCTGCTCGGCCGCACCGAGCGTGACCTCATGCAGGCACGCCGCTCGCGCGACGGGGCGCTGTTCGGCATCGCGACCGGGTGGCTGCATTTCGCGTTCCTGCAGATCCTGCTTGGCGCCATGGTGGCCGGGATCGACGCGGGGCGCAGCTTTGCCGACTGGCCGCTGATGGGCGGGCAGATCGTGCCGCCGAACGCCTGGATCATCGAGCCGGCCTGGCGCAACCTGTTCGAGAACGCGGGGCTTGTGCAGTTCATTCACCGTATCATTGCCTATCTGCTTCTGGCTTTTGGCGTTTTTGCGTTCCTGCGCGGGCGTCGCAGCGTTCATGAAGCGGTGCGCTTTGCCTTTTCGCTCGCCTTTGCGGCGCTGTTCCTGCAACTCGTGCTCGGCATCCTGACGGTGGTCTACGGCGTGCCCTGGCAGGTGGCGATCCTGCATCAACTGGGCGCGATCGCAGTTTTCGTGCTGATCCTGCGCGCGCGATTCCTTGCGAATTATCCGCAGGTTACTTCGCTACGGGAGGTGCGGCGATGA
- a CDS encoding thiamine phosphate synthase: MSTDEQPQLYLITPPRIDPGFPDLLARILDAREVACLRLDLAGAREEDIARHADPLREVAHAREVALVISDHVLLAQRLGLDGVHLRDGARSVRVARHMLGADAIIGSYCGTSRHEGMNAGEAGADYIGFGPVGETGLGDGSRAEGDLFAWWSDLIEIPVVAEGGLTPDLVAMLAPVTDFFGIGAEIWDHEAPLAALDALLAPLGNGPAAR, translated from the coding sequence ATGAGCACAGACGAGCAGCCACAGCTTTACCTGATCACACCGCCGAGGATCGACCCGGGGTTTCCCGATCTTCTGGCGCGGATACTCGATGCCCGCGAAGTCGCCTGCCTGCGCCTCGACCTTGCCGGCGCGCGGGAAGAGGACATCGCCCGCCACGCGGATCCGCTGCGCGAGGTCGCCCATGCCCGCGAGGTGGCGCTGGTCATCAGCGATCATGTGCTGCTGGCGCAGCGGCTCGGGCTTGACGGGGTTCACCTGCGCGACGGGGCGCGTTCGGTGCGGGTGGCGCGCCATATGCTCGGCGCGGATGCGATCATCGGCAGCTATTGCGGCACCTCGCGCCACGAGGGCATGAACGCGGGCGAAGCGGGCGCGGATTACATCGGGTTCGGCCCGGTCGGCGAGACCGGGCTTGGCGACGGCAGCCGCGCGGAGGGCGACCTGTTCGCCTGGTGGTCCGACCTGATCGAGATCCCCGTGGTGGCCGAAGGCGGGCTGACGCCCGACCTCGTGGCGATGCTCGCACCTGTGACCGACTTTTTCGGCATCGGGGCGGAAATCTGGGATCACGAGGCGCCGCTTGCCGCGCTCGACGCATTGCTGGCGCCGCTCGGAAACGGGCCGGCCGCCCGCTGA
- a CDS encoding patatin-like phospholipase family protein: MNLALQGGGSHGAFTWGVLDRFLDEEDVEIAAISGTSAGALNGAAFKAGMMYGGRDGARENLEWLWERMGALPEGSHTGWMQMFDPLQIARGLEYSPLYAMADVWARFVSPYVYGPLWRNPLRKVVEAFNYEHVCAAALPELFVSATRVRDGKIRVFKDADITTDAILASACLPNLFQAVEIENPATGESEAYWDGGYTGNPALFPLFGEGRPADIVVVSINPLERKDVPVTAQQIYNRINEISFNSSLLREIRAIAFVQELLDEGLMGAGRMNRIRIHMISDDELMAGLSVATKMTPNPFVLDRLKLAGWRAADSFLARHKDDLNRRGTVDLAALVN; the protein is encoded by the coding sequence ATCAATCTCGCCCTTCAGGGCGGGGGCAGCCATGGTGCCTTTACCTGGGGCGTTCTGGATCGCTTCCTTGACGAGGAGGATGTGGAAATCGCCGCCATTTCAGGGACTTCTGCCGGGGCCTTGAACGGAGCCGCCTTCAAGGCCGGGATGATGTATGGCGGGCGCGACGGGGCGCGGGAAAACCTCGAATGGCTGTGGGAGCGGATGGGGGCGCTGCCCGAGGGCAGTCATACGGGGTGGATGCAGATGTTCGATCCGCTCCAGATCGCGCGCGGCCTCGAATATTCGCCGCTCTATGCCATGGCCGATGTCTGGGCACGGTTCGTTTCGCCCTATGTCTATGGCCCGCTCTGGCGCAATCCGCTGCGCAAGGTGGTCGAGGCCTTCAATTACGAACATGTCTGCGCGGCGGCGCTGCCCGAACTTTTCGTCAGCGCGACGCGGGTGCGGGACGGCAAGATCCGGGTGTTCAAGGACGCCGACATCACCACCGATGCGATTCTCGCCTCGGCCTGCCTGCCGAACCTGTTCCAGGCGGTCGAGATCGAAAACCCCGCGACCGGAGAATCGGAAGCCTATTGGGACGGCGGCTATACCGGCAATCCGGCGCTGTTTCCGCTGTTCGGCGAGGGGCGGCCGGCCGATATCGTGGTGGTCAGCATCAACCCGCTCGAGCGCAAGGATGTGCCGGTCACGGCGCAGCAGATCTATAACCGGATCAACGAGATCAGCTTCAATTCCTCGCTTCTGCGCGAGATCCGCGCCATCGCCTTCGTGCAGGAGCTTCTGGACGAGGGGCTCATGGGCGCCGGGCGCATGAACCGGATCCGGATTCACATGATTTCGGATGATGAGCTCATGGCCGGGCTTTCGGTCGCCACCAAGATGACGCCCAACCCGTTCGTGCTCGACCGGCTGAAGCTGGCCGGGTGGCGCGCCGCCGACAGCTTTCTGGCCAGGCACAAGGACGATCTGAACCGCCGCGGCACGGTCGACCTTGCGGCGCTGGTCAACTGA
- a CDS encoding carboxypeptidase M32, whose translation MTPFDELMAFQRETEALAAIAGRLGWDQETVMPRGAAAQRGEEMAAIEGVLHARRSDPRLGDWLAAAEAPDAAGAAQLREIARAHARARKVPARLAQRLAQVTSQAQGTWAEARAAEDFAAFRPVLEEVVALKREEAGALAEGTGRDAYDALLDDYEPGLTGAEIARMFDAMRPRLTALRAAIFERAEPAALSGDFDTGRQMDLAREMATTFGYDWGRGRLDKAVHPFCEGSGADVRITTRTDPADPFNCLYSVIHEAGHAVYEQMIAPEYALTALGQGASMGVHESQSRLFENQLGRSRAFCGWLRGRMAATFPGAALPDEDAFHAAVNRVHRGHIRTESDEVQYNLHIMLRFDLERALMLGTLDVADLESAWNERFAADFGYGVDRPSNGCLQDVHWSVGLFGYFPTYALGNVYAGCLHAALRRDLPDLDAALAQGDLSPARDWLRERLQRHGRLFEPRDLITRATGDALSEEPLLSYLEAKFGALYGL comes from the coding sequence ATGACGCCCTTTGACGAACTGATGGCATTCCAGCGCGAGACCGAGGCGCTGGCGGCGATCGCCGGGCGGCTTGGCTGGGACCAGGAAACCGTGATGCCGCGCGGTGCCGCCGCCCAGCGGGGCGAGGAAATGGCCGCGATCGAAGGCGTTCTTCATGCGCGCCGCTCGGACCCGCGCCTTGGCGACTGGCTCGCCGCGGCCGAGGCGCCGGATGCGGCCGGCGCCGCGCAGTTGCGCGAGATCGCGCGGGCACATGCCCGGGCACGGAAGGTGCCGGCGCGGCTGGCGCAGCGGCTCGCACAGGTCACGTCGCAGGCGCAGGGCACCTGGGCCGAGGCCCGCGCGGCCGAGGATTTCGCTGCCTTTCGCCCGGTGCTGGAAGAGGTCGTCGCGCTCAAGCGCGAAGAGGCGGGCGCGCTGGCAGAGGGCACGGGGCGCGACGCTTATGATGCGCTGCTTGACGATTACGAGCCGGGGCTCACGGGGGCCGAGATCGCGCGGATGTTCGATGCCATGCGCCCGCGCCTCACCGCCCTGCGCGCGGCAATCTTCGAACGCGCGGAACCCGCGGCGCTGAGCGGCGATTTCGACACGGGCCGCCAGATGGACCTTGCCCGCGAGATGGCCACCACCTTCGGCTACGACTGGGGGCGCGGGCGGCTCGACAAGGCGGTGCATCCGTTCTGCGAAGGCAGCGGCGCGGATGTGCGCATCACCACCCGCACCGATCCGGCGGATCCCTTCAACTGCCTTTATTCGGTGATCCACGAAGCCGGCCATGCGGTCTATGAACAAATGATCGCGCCCGAATATGCGCTCACAGCGCTCGGGCAGGGCGCGTCGATGGGGGTGCACGAAAGCCAGAGCCGGCTGTTCGAGAACCAGCTTGGCCGCAGCCGCGCCTTCTGCGGCTGGCTGCGCGGGCGCATGGCCGCGACCTTCCCGGGCGCCGCGCTGCCGGATGAGGATGCCTTCCACGCGGCGGTGAACCGGGTCCATCGCGGCCATATCCGCACCGAGTCGGACGAGGTGCAGTACAACCTGCACATCATGCTGCGTTTCGACCTGGAACGGGCGCTGATGCTCGGCACCCTTGACGTGGCGGATCTGGAATCGGCCTGGAACGAACGGTTCGCGGCGGATTTCGGCTATGGCGTCGATCGCCCGTCGAACGGCTGTTTGCAGGATGTGCACTGGTCGGTCGGGCTGTTCGGCTATTTCCCGACCTATGCGCTGGGCAATGTCTATGCCGGCTGCCTGCATGCGGCGTTGCGGCGCGATCTGCCCGACCTTGATGCGGCGCTGGCGCAGGGCGATCTTTCTCCGGCGCGTGACTGGCTGCGCGAGCGGCTCCAGCGCCATGGACGCCTGTTCGAGCCGCGCGACCTGATCACGCGCGCAACCGGCGACGCCCTGTCCGAAGAGCCGCTATTGTCATATCTCGAGGCGAAATTCGGGGCGCTTTACGGGCTCTGA
- a CDS encoding DUF502 domain-containing protein, with protein sequence MSTISDDNPKRRPPRFKGLRSSFLTGLVVIAPGALTIWLIWAAIGWIDGVVLPLIPDRFRPETYIGVNLRGVGVLIFLVFTVIVGWLAKGLIGRSLIRYAEGIVDRMPVVRTIYAGIKQISEAVFTDTGRKFDKVCMIEYPRRGVWAIGFISAPARGEITTRAGAGDDLLGVFVPTTPNPTSGFLLLVPRADVIELDMSLEDGAKLIITAGLVYPSESAPRSPPEPAAPLS encoded by the coding sequence ATGAGCACGATCTCCGACGACAATCCGAAACGCCGCCCGCCCCGGTTCAAGGGGCTGCGCTCCTCGTTCCTCACGGGGCTCGTGGTGATCGCGCCGGGGGCGCTCACGATCTGGCTGATCTGGGCCGCGATCGGCTGGATCGACGGGGTGGTGCTGCCGCTGATCCCGGACCGCTTCCGCCCCGAAACCTATATCGGCGTGAACCTGCGCGGGGTCGGGGTGCTGATCTTTCTCGTGTTCACGGTGATCGTCGGCTGGCTCGCCAAGGGGCTGATCGGGCGGTCGCTGATCCGCTATGCCGAGGGAATCGTCGATCGCATGCCGGTGGTGCGCACGATCTATGCCGGGATCAAGCAGATCTCGGAGGCGGTGTTCACCGACACCGGGCGCAAGTTCGACAAGGTCTGCATGATCGAATACCCCCGCAGGGGCGTCTGGGCGATCGGTTTCATCTCGGCGCCGGCGCGGGGCGAGATCACGACCCGCGCGGGCGCCGGCGACGATCTGCTCGGGGTGTTCGTGCCGACCACGCCGAACCCGACCTCGGGCTTCCTGCTGCTGGTGCCGCGCGCGGATGTGATCGAGCTCGACATGTCGCTTGAGGACGGGGCCAAGCTGATCATCACCGCGGGCCTTGTCTATCCATCCGAATCCGCCCCGCGCAGCCCGCCGGAGCCCGCCGCGCCGCTCAGTTGA
- the gyrA gene encoding DNA gyrase subunit A yields the protein MPESPLPEGPSISIESEMRTSYLDYAMSVIVSRAIPDLRDGLKPVHRRILYAMHEVGNTHDKPYRKSARPVGDVMGKYHPHGDAAIYDALVRMAQDFSMSLPLLDGQGNFGSMDGDNAAAMRYTEVRMARPADFLLADIDKDTVDFQDNYDGKDREPTVLPARFPNMLVNGAGGIAVGMATNIPPHNLGEVVDATLALIDDPDLTSEDLIAYVPGPDFPTGGVMLGRSGARKAYLEGRGSVILRARTRIEEIRKDRFAVVVDEIPYQVNKAAMIERIAEAARDRRIEGIAHVQDESDRNGVRVVVELKRDATPEVVLNQLFRFTPMQTSFGCNMLALNSGRPEQLTLRDFLSYFITFREEVVARRTAYLLRKARERSHILCGLAVAVSNVDEVVATIRASADAAEARARLMERRWPAADIAAYIRLIDDPTHKMNEDGSYNLSEAQARAILDLRLQRLTQLGVREVTDELEELARKIRDYLDILASRERIMAIIADELREVRDLFAVPRRTEIADWSGDMEDEDLIEREDMVVTVTAGGYIKRTPLADFRSQRRGGKGLSGMQTKEEDVVTTLFVANTHTQLLFFTTRGMVYKLKTWRLPQGGRTAKGKAIVNILPIPSGVSIAAIMPVDRPEPQWDDLQIVFATSAGDVRRNALGDFTNVMRNGKIAMDLPEGVELVNARIASEEDDVMLVTRRGRAIRFPSTDVRVFKGRKSTGVRGIRLADGDGVVSMAVIRHFETDPAERAAYLKMRRAVAGALDDEAEPDEDEEAVPEGSITQERYAEMSAAEDLILTITAQGSGKISSSHDYPVRGRGGRGVAAMDRAMRGGDLVAAFPVEMGDQVMLATSRGQSIRVPVEGISFRSRSAGGVKVFDTGADEEVVSVAWIADQEDEGENGNGNGDGPGQD from the coding sequence ATGCCCGAGAGCCCGCTTCCCGAAGGCCCGAGCATTTCCATCGAATCCGAGATGCGCACGTCCTATCTGGATTACGCCATGTCGGTCATCGTCAGCCGCGCGATCCCCGATCTGCGCGACGGGCTGAAGCCGGTTCACCGCCGCATCCTCTATGCCATGCACGAGGTCGGCAACACCCACGACAAGCCCTATCGCAAATCGGCCCGTCCCGTGGGCGACGTGATGGGGAAATACCACCCGCATGGCGACGCCGCGATCTATGACGCGCTGGTGCGCATGGCGCAGGATTTCTCGATGTCGCTGCCCTTGCTCGACGGGCAGGGCAATTTCGGCTCCATGGACGGGGACAATGCCGCCGCCATGCGCTATACCGAGGTGCGCATGGCGCGCCCGGCGGATTTCCTGCTGGCCGACATCGACAAGGATACGGTCGATTTCCAGGACAACTATGACGGCAAGGACCGCGAACCGACCGTCCTGCCCGCGCGCTTTCCCAACATGCTGGTCAATGGTGCGGGCGGCATCGCCGTCGGCATGGCGACCAATATCCCGCCCCACAACCTCGGCGAGGTGGTGGATGCGACGCTTGCGCTGATCGACGACCCGGACCTGACCAGCGAGGATCTGATCGCCTATGTGCCCGGACCCGATTTTCCGACCGGGGGAGTGATGCTCGGCCGCTCCGGCGCGCGCAAGGCCTATCTCGAAGGGCGCGGCAGCGTGATCCTGCGCGCCCGCACCCGGATCGAGGAAATCCGCAAGGACCGCTTTGCCGTGGTGGTGGATGAAATCCCCTATCAGGTGAACAAGGCGGCGATGATCGAACGTATCGCCGAGGCCGCGCGCGACCGCCGGATCGAGGGCATCGCCCATGTGCAGGACGAATCCGACCGCAACGGCGTGCGGGTGGTGGTCGAACTGAAACGCGACGCGACGCCCGAGGTGGTGCTGAACCAGCTGTTCCGCTTCACGCCGATGCAGACCAGCTTTGGCTGCAACATGCTGGCGTTGAACAGCGGGCGCCCCGAACAACTGACGCTGCGCGATTTCCTGTCGTATTTCATCACCTTCCGCGAAGAGGTCGTGGCCCGGCGCACCGCCTATCTGCTGCGCAAGGCGCGCGAGCGCAGCCATATCCTCTGCGGGCTTGCGGTTGCGGTCTCGAACGTGGACGAGGTCGTCGCGACGATCCGCGCCAGCGCGGATGCCGCCGAGGCGCGCGCCCGGCTGATGGAGCGGCGCTGGCCGGCGGCCGACATCGCCGCCTATATCCGGCTGATCGACGACCCGACCCACAAGATGAACGAGGACGGGAGCTATAACCTTTCCGAGGCGCAGGCGCGGGCGATCCTCGATCTGCGCCTCCAGCGCCTGACGCAGCTCGGCGTGCGCGAAGTCACCGACGAACTGGAAGAACTGGCGCGCAAAATCCGGGATTATCTGGATATTCTGGCCTCGCGCGAACGCATCATGGCGATCATCGCCGATGAACTCCGCGAGGTGCGCGACCTCTTCGCGGTGCCCCGGCGCACCGAGATCGCCGACTGGTCCGGCGACATGGAAGACGAGGACCTGATCGAGCGCGAGGACATGGTCGTCACCGTCACCGCCGGCGGCTATATCAAGCGCACGCCGCTTGCCGATTTCCGCAGCCAGCGGCGCGGGGGCAAGGGGCTTTCGGGGATGCAGACCAAGGAAGAGGACGTGGTGACCACGCTCTTCGTGGCCAATACCCATACCCAGCTTCTGTTCTTCACCACCCGCGGCATGGTCTACAAGCTGAAGACATGGCGCCTGCCGCAGGGGGGGCGCACGGCAAAGGGCAAGGCGATCGTCAACATCCTGCCGATCCCGAGCGGCGTCTCGATCGCCGCGATCATGCCGGTGGACCGCCCCGAACCCCAATGGGACGACCTGCAGATCGTGTTCGCCACCAGCGCCGGCGATGTGCGCCGCAATGCGCTTGGCGATTTCACCAATGTCATGCGCAACGGCAAGATCGCCATGGATCTGCCCGAGGGGGTCGAACTCGTGAACGCCCGCATCGCCTCGGAAGAGGACGACGTGATGCTGGTCACGCGGCGCGGCCGGGCGATCCGCTTTCCGTCCACGGATGTGCGGGTGTTCAAGGGGCGCAAATCGACCGGCGTTCGCGGCATCCGCCTGGCAGATGGTGATGGTGTCGTGTCGATGGCCGTGATCCGCCATTTCGAAACCGACCCGGCCGAGCGCGCCGCCTATCTGAAGATGCGCCGTGCGGTGGCCGGCGCGCTCGATGACGAGGCCGAACCCGACGAGGACGAGGAAGCCGTTCCCGAGGGCAGCATCACCCAGGAACGCTATGCCGAGATGTCGGCGGCCGAGGATCTGATCCTGACCATCACCGCCCAGGGCTCGGGCAAGATCAGTTCGAGCCATGACTACCCGGTGCGCGGTCGCGGCGGTCGCGGCGTCGCGGCCATGGACCGGGCCATGCGCGGGGGCGACCTGGTCGCGGCCTTCCCGGTCGAGATGGGCGATCAGGTCATGCTGGCCACATCGCGGGGGCAGTCGATCCGGGTGCCGGTCGAGGGGATCTCCTTCCGCTCGCGCAGCGCCGGCGGGGTCAAGGTGTTTGACACCGGCGCCGATGAGGAAGTGGTGAGCGTCGCCTGGATCGCCGACCAGGAGGACGAAGGCGAGAACGGCAACGGCAACGGTGACGGACCGGGGCAGGACTGA
- a CDS encoding 3-hydroxybutyrate dehydrogenase has protein sequence MSLSGKTAVITGSTSGIGLGIARALAGAGADVVLNSFTDGDDDHALAQEIAAECNVTARYIQADMSKGDECRALIERAGRCDILVNNAGIQHVAPVDEFPVGKWDAIIAINLSSAFHTTAAALPLMRKAGWGRIINIASAHGLRASPFKSAYVAAKHGVLGLTKTVGLETAKEPVTVNAICPGYVHTPLVDAQIPDTMKQYGMGRDEVIEKVILERQPSKEFVTVDELGGLALFLCSDAAAQMTASAISVDGGWTAM, from the coding sequence ATGTCCCTCTCTGGAAAGACTGCCGTCATCACCGGGTCCACCTCGGGAATCGGGCTGGGGATCGCGCGGGCGCTTGCGGGCGCGGGTGCCGATGTGGTGCTGAACTCCTTTACCGACGGCGACGACGATCATGCGCTCGCGCAGGAGATTGCGGCGGAGTGCAATGTCACCGCGCGCTACATCCAGGCGGACATGTCGAAAGGCGACGAATGCCGCGCGCTGATCGAACGGGCCGGCCGCTGCGACATTCTGGTGAACAACGCCGGCATCCAGCATGTGGCGCCGGTCGATGAATTTCCGGTCGGGAAATGGGATGCGATCATCGCCATCAACCTGAGTTCCGCCTTTCACACCACCGCCGCCGCCCTGCCGCTGATGCGCAAGGCCGGCTGGGGCCGGATCATCAATATCGCAAGCGCCCACGGGTTGCGCGCAAGCCCGTTCAAATCGGCTTACGTCGCGGCGAAACACGGGGTTCTCGGCCTGACCAAGACGGTCGGGCTGGAGACCGCGAAAGAGCCCGTCACCGTGAACGCGATCTGTCCGGGCTATGTCCACACGCCGCTGGTCGATGCCCAGATTCCCGACACGATGAAGCAATACGGCATGGGTCGGGACGAGGTGATCGAAAAGGTGATTCTCGAACGCCAGCCCTCCAAGGAATTCGTGACCGTGGATGAACTGGGCGGGCTTGCGCTGTTCCTCTGTTCGGACGCGGCGGCGCAGATGACCGCCTCGGCCATCAGCGTCGACGGCGGCTGGACCGCGATGTGA
- a CDS encoding RNA methyltransferase: MSAEHPQPRFVLMRPQMGENIGAAARAMWNFGLDHMRVIAPRDGWPNASASAMASGAGRLLDEAVPCADLDAAVGDCSWVVATTARPRELNKPVLSPEAAMQEAAARIAGGEKVAVLFGPERAGLENEDVARANAIMTVPVNPAFPSLNLAQCVLLAAYEWRRATQAVVARVEAPDESGWASAQEIEHLAGHYEARLDEAGLFYPEDKAAQMKLGLRNLWSRLALTSSDVRLLHGILRQMVRWKERG, from the coding sequence ATGAGTGCCGAACACCCGCAGCCGCGCTTTGTCCTGATGCGCCCGCAGATGGGCGAGAACATCGGCGCGGCGGCGCGCGCCATGTGGAATTTCGGGCTCGACCACATGCGCGTGATCGCGCCCCGCGACGGCTGGCCGAATGCGAGCGCAAGCGCCATGGCGAGCGGGGCGGGGCGGCTGCTCGACGAGGCGGTGCCTTGTGCCGATCTTGACGCGGCGGTCGGGGATTGCAGCTGGGTCGTCGCGACCACGGCGCGGCCGCGGGAACTGAACAAACCGGTGCTGAGCCCCGAGGCGGCAATGCAGGAAGCGGCGGCGCGGATCGCCGGTGGGGAAAAGGTCGCGGTGCTGTTCGGCCCCGAGCGCGCGGGGCTTGAGAACGAGGATGTGGCGCGGGCCAACGCGATCATGACCGTGCCGGTCAATCCGGCCTTTCCCTCGCTCAACCTTGCGCAATGCGTGCTGCTTGCGGCCTATGAATGGCGCCGGGCGACGCAGGCGGTGGTGGCGCGGGTCGAGGCCCCGGACGAGTCCGGCTGGGCCAGCGCGCAGGAGATCGAACATCTGGCCGGGCATTACGAGGCCCGGCTTGACGAGGCGGGGCTGTTCTATCCCGAGGACAAGGCGGCGCAGATGAAGCTCGGGCTGCGCAACCTCTGGTCGCGGCTGGCGCTCACCAGTTCCGACGTGCGCCTTCTGCACGGGATCCTGCGCCAGATGGTGCGCTGGAAGGAACGCGGCTGA